One Candidatus Kapaibacterium thiocyanatum genomic window, TTTAAATACTCCTGATACGTTTTGTTTAAGTCTATCACTTTTCCTGTGTCTGTAGTTTTTACAGGGAATAGCCCAAGCACGTTTCCAAGGAAGCTGTAGGCATCGTACTTCTTCGTAACACGCACAACCTCATCAATAACCTTAATTGTCTCCGGATCAGCGAGAATAGGCGTATTCAAGAATACGGGACTAGCTTCAATAGCGTCACGACTGACACCATCATATAGAACAGTCGACGATACAAAGTGGTCTGGATAAGATTCGATTGTTTCTCGAATGATCGGAGTACTGACTGCGCTTGAGGTTTTGATCCACTTAACTTCGGTCAATCGCTTCTGTCGGCGTAGAAGCGAGACCCAGTCGCAGATGAAAACAAGCATACTTAGACGCTCAGGACTGCACTTTCCATTCCGCTGTAGAATGGCAACCATGATTTGAGCTAGGTGATTGCTGTACATTACTCAATCTCCCTTGACAAATCTGGACGACTGAAGTGTGCCTTTTGTGCTGCGATCATAGATGTAAGACGTGACATGCCCTCCATACTGAAGAATTCATCGAACTTTTGTTGTGTCCAACACACATTAGATTCTGACTCAAGGAGAAGAATAGCGTGCTCTTGAAGACCAATGTCAATTCTAACACCTGAATAGGTTCATCCCCGCGTGTGCGGGTGACATACTAATACAGAAACCCCTGAATCATAATGGGTTAACCGAAACTACGAAACCGTACCGATGTTTGCCTTCTCCTAATACAACGATTTTCAAAGAACATACGATATAGCCGAATCACCCTGCCGTCAACCACTATCCCTGGCCTCGGCAAGGAACGACACCAGCTGGATACCGTCCATCTCCCTGGGAATCCTTCTGTTCGTACCAAGGGTCCGGAACCGGAAGCCGCTTTCATGGGAAGAATCGCTCCAGCAGATGACGGCATTGCCATCCTCGAGACCGATCTCGACATTGCGCCAGATCATGTCACGTACCTTGCGGTTGTACACGCCGACATATACCCCGGCACGCACTTCGAGAAGCCATACTCCGAGACGACCCCGCAGACGCGGCGGCGCATTCTCAACGACGATGACCATCATCACCATCTCCTTTCGGATCAACGAACGCAGGTAATATCTGCCCCGGTGCAGGTGTGGGCTTGTCGATACCACCCGCTGATAGAACGTCCTCGATGATGGGGATGATCCGCTCGAGCAGGTTGCTCTTCCTGAACATGTCCCTGCAGGCAAGGCGTACTTCCCTGTCGATATTCTCCGGCCTCTTCGCCGCCATGGCGAACGCGATGGGGACGACGGTGTCGAACTTGAAGAGGTCGGCGATGTCGTATACGAACGACAGAGGCTTTCCCGTGTGGACGAAACCGATGGCAGGTGCATATCCCGCAGCGAGTACCGCAGCCTCCGTCACACCATAGAGACAGGCGGTGGCAGAGGACAACGCCCTGTTGATGGGGTCGGCTCCCTCCCAGTCCTCGACGTCGTAGTCACGCCCTTGCCAGCGCACGCCGTACTGTGCCGCCAGTACCTGATACATCTTGCGCACACGTGCCCCTTCGATGCCACGTAGCTGTTGGATGGAACGCCTCGCCGGCGGCTCCTCCATGAATCGGAGTGCATACATCTTCCGTACGACCTTCAACCGTAGATCGTCGTCGAGCGCAAGCCTGGCCTGGTAGAGAAGCCGGTCCGATCTCGCACCACCGGGTTGTCCCGCCGAATAGAGGCGAACGGAAGCTTCACCGACCCAGATGAGCAACGTGCCCGTACGAGCCGCCAGCATGACGGCATTGTGCGAAATGCGGGTACCTGGCTCCAGCATGAGGCACGCCACACCTCCGACAGGAATATGCGTGCGGGTTCCGTCCTCGATGACCGATACGAAGGACCCGTCGAGAACGTCGATCTGCGAACGTTCGACCCAGAGGATGGAAAGACGCTCCTTGATCGGTATGGCACCGAGGTCCGGAAGCAATGGACTCGAAAACGACATCGGAACACCTCATTCGTTGTAACAACGATCGCTAGCGCGAAAACGTGATTCATCTATCTTATTCTCCCGATCGCCATGTCTGCCCACAATACCTCCGTACCTAATCGAGGCGCGACGCCGGCACTACCCCGGGATACCGAGGGGCAGGATGTCGATCATATATACTTATGCTATCGCATCGTCCGAATGACAACGCCGCCACCGGACCATCGATCCGATGACGGCGATATCGATGTCATTATCTCTGGCGTCGGACGAGCATCAACCCACATCCCCAGGCCCGCGCGTGGCCGAGGCCGGAGAGCAGCATGGATGTGAACGCATTGCCGTCACGCACCTGCAGAACACCGGATACATCCAGCATGCTGAGTGTTTTCTTCTCGTCTTTGGGATGATCGTCGACGGAATAATTGTCGACGACGAGGCTGTCCGCCACTATCGCGAATCCGTTCTGTCCACCACGGCGATCGAGCCATAGACGCGACTCTTCCAGATGGAGGACATGGCGGGGCCGGCGTATGCCGTTCGCCATATCGGAACGGCGTGCGCTGCCCATGATGTCCACGCGGTTGCCACGACGTTTGAGCTTGATGTTGTCCGCATCGTACACCGCCTTGACAGGATTGCAGCGCAGGGAGAATGCAAGGTTCTCACCGTCGCGGATGACGGGATTGTAACGCTTGGTCTCGACGTTCCACACGTCATCGACGCTACCCAATGGCTGTTCGGAGACGATGGTGAAGATCGGCAGACCATCGGGGTCATTATCGGCACGGTAGATGAAGTCACGTTTCTGATCATCATGTCTGCCGGCCAGCTTCCATACGAGTTGATGAAGACCGTAGGCATCGAGACGAAGGATGCGATGACGTCGTAACTCGGCCAGGGTGACATCAGGACGTAGTGAGACACGGGATATGTGATGACTCATGATCCTCCGCCTCCTTCCTGTGCGACGCCATCCATGGCGATTTCCGGGGGCCGTGTACCGTAGTCGGTGGATACCGAACGTCGTTCCAGAAACACCGTCACGGAACGACTGTCATGCGTACGTTCTCCGAAATCTACCGGGACGTCCCGACGCTGTACTCTGGAAATGGGATTCAGGCCCGACGAAGCGAATACGCTTTCGAGATTCGTGTCGACGACATAGCGAACATCTCCAACCGTACTTCTGCCGGAACGTACGGGAATCTGTCGGAGTGCCGTCCAGGCATCCGTATCCACCAGCGATGAGTCATCGACGATGGGCAGACTCGGCGGACATGACTTGCGGCCGAGGAACAGGGCCCAACGTGGAGCCATGAGTGCAGTATGGAGTCGTTCGAGCAGGTGCCTGTCCTCGCTCTGCAGCCCTACGAGAAATGAGGCGTCATGTAGATAGTAGCGATACGACAACTGGGCTTCCTTGATGGAACCTTGGGCTGTGATGACGTTCTGTGCCGTGTGGAAGTCCTCGTCGATCATTCCCTGTGCATCGACGCGAACGGCCATGCCCAGAGATGTAAGATCCTCGACGGGTTCCGAACGATCACGTCCGAGAGCACAGCACAGCAAGCCAATGACGGCACTCTTCGTAGGTTCCAACGTGGTTTCCCGGAACTCGAAACGGCTCTCGATACCGTAGGACTGCATGGGACCATGCAGCCGCAGGAGTAGTGTGTGTGGCATCTTACGCTCCGAGCTTGCTCTTGACGTTCGACACCGTACTGTCGATGAGTGCATCGAGTGATTTCACGGCGGTGTTCTGCAGATCTCCGAGGAGCGCTCGGTCGTTCGACGTGATGGTGAAGACGGATCGTTCGCCACTGCCGAAGAGGCCATCGAGCGTCGACCAGTGCTCCCCGAGTTTCTTCACGGAATTCTCGACGAGTGACTTGCCGTCTTTCGATTGCACATCCGGCCGTACGGGAGCTTCGAAGGCATTCGCGAGCGATACCGGTGCCGAACCCTGACGGACCACGACCATGACGAGCGATGGCGGTGTATGCGCGGCGAACGACGTCTGTTTTCCGGAGGGCAGGGCCAGGGCATACGCACGGAGATAGGCGGCGAGTCCTGTCAACGACAGCTCCACGTCGTTGCCCAGATTCTTGACGAGTAGCGGCACGTCGACGACGGAGTAGCCGTAGAAGCAGGCGGAATTGTAGCCCGTCAGTCCCATCATCCCGGCGCCTTGCGTCCCTTCTTCCTCGTTGATGTCATCGACGGCGGTGAAGAAGTCGAACTCGCTTTTCAACTGATTCGTGGATATCAGGTGGGCAACCTGACTCGCGGCGTCGACGTTGAGCTCGGGGAACTCTGCCAGCATACGCCCGAACAGGGCGATGTCCACACTTCCGACGGATTTCACGTTCTTGCTCTTGCCGACGAGGATGTTCTGAATGGCCTTCTTGAGCTCGGCCGTAAGATCCTGGAGTCCCGAAGCTTCTTCCCCTTTCGCCTCCTTCTTCTTCTTGCTCTTGCCCTTGGTCTTGCCTTCCTCGTCACTGGCGTCGGTCTGCGGAATGGCACGAAGGGCCTCGATGAGATCGCTGGATCGGGATGCGATGATGTCGGCGATCGCCGCGATGTGTGCGTTCGAGATGTAGACGAGGACGGACGTCTTGCCTTCCTTGATCGCACCGAAACCGACATCTCCGATGACGGCTTCGCTTATCGCCGTGGCATCGCTACCGGGAATTGCATGATCCTTGACGAGGATCTCGGACACGAGCTTGGCGAGAT contains:
- a CDS encoding type I-E CRISPR-associated endoribonuclease Cas2; translation: MMVIVVENAPPRLRGRLGVWLLEVRAGVYVGVYNRKVRDMIWRNVEIGLEDGNAVICWSDSSHESGFRFRTLGTNRRIPREMDGIQLVSFLAEARDSG
- a CDS encoding subtype I-E CRISPR-associated endonuclease Cas1, whose translation is MLPDLGAIPIKERLSILWVERSQIDVLDGSFVSVIEDGTRTHIPVGGVACLMLEPGTRISHNAVMLAARTGTLLIWVGEASVRLYSAGQPGGARSDRLLYQARLALDDDLRLKVVRKMYALRFMEEPPARRSIQQLRGIEGARVRKMYQVLAAQYGVRWQGRDYDVEDWEGADPINRALSSATACLYGVTEAAVLAAGYAPAIGFVHTGKPLSFVYDIADLFKFDTVVPIAFAMAAKRPENIDREVRLACRDMFRKSNLLERIIPIIEDVLSAGGIDKPTPAPGQILPAFVDPKGDGDDGHRR
- a CDS encoding type I-E CRISPR-associated protein Cas6/Cse3/CasE, with product MSHHISRVSLRPDVTLAELRRHRILRLDAYGLHQLVWKLAGRHDDQKRDFIYRADNDPDGLPIFTIVSEQPLGSVDDVWNVETKRYNPVIRDGENLAFSLRCNPVKAVYDADNIKLKRRGNRVDIMGSARRSDMANGIRRPRHVLHLEESRLWLDRRGGQNGFAIVADSLVVDNYSVDDHPKDEKKTLSMLDVSGVLQVRDGNAFTSMLLSGLGHARAWGCGLMLVRRQR
- a CDS encoding type I-E CRISPR-associated protein Cas5/CasD, which produces MPHTLLLRLHGPMQSYGIESRFEFRETTLEPTKSAVIGLLCCALGRDRSEPVEDLTSLGMAVRVDAQGMIDEDFHTAQNVITAQGSIKEAQLSYRYYLHDASFLVGLQSEDRHLLERLHTALMAPRWALFLGRKSCPPSLPIVDDSSLVDTDAWTALRQIPVRSGRSTVGDVRYVVDTNLESVFASSGLNPISRVQRRDVPVDFGERTHDSRSVTVFLERRSVSTDYGTRPPEIAMDGVAQEGGGGS
- a CDS encoding type I-E CRISPR-associated protein Cas7/Cse4/CasC encodes the protein MSQQQFFVEIHTLRNVPAANLNRDQNNQPKTAYFGGALRSRISAQAIKRAVRQSPEFDNGVAGIIGTRTKHLAKLVSEILVKDHAIPGSDATAISEAVIGDVGFGAIKEGKTSVLVYISNAHIAAIADIIASRSSDLIEALRAIPQTDASDEEGKTKGKSKKKKEAKGEEASGLQDLTAELKKAIQNILVGKSKNVKSVGSVDIALFGRMLAEFPELNVDAASQVAHLISTNQLKSEFDFFTAVDDINEEEGTQGAGMMGLTGYNSACFYGYSVVDVPLLVKNLGNDVELSLTGLAAYLRAYALALPSGKQTSFAAHTPPSLVMVVVRQGSAPVSLANAFEAPVRPDVQSKDGKSLVENSVKKLGEHWSTLDGLFGSGERSVFTITSNDRALLGDLQNTAVKSLDALIDSTVSNVKSKLGA